GCTAGCGACTCGTCGACGGTGGTTCGGCGGCTTTCGCTACGGGCGATGCAGTTGTCGGCGGGCCGGCGGGTGATTACCGCCAGCCCTCGTCCGCCACGGTGACGCTGCGGGAGGCGATCAGCCGGCGGTACCAGTGCGCGCTCGCCTTCAGCGTCCGGTGCAGCGTGTCGAAGTTGACGCGCACGATGCCGAACCGCTTGCTGTACCCGAAGGACCACTCGAAGTTGTCCAGCAGCGACCAGACGAAGTAGCCGCGCAGGTCGACGCCCCGGTCCAGGGCGTCGCGGGCGGCAAGGAAGTGCCGGCGCAGGTAATCGGTGCGTTCGGAGTCGTCGATCGTGCCGTCGGGCCCGACGACGTCGTCGAACGCAGCCCCGTTCTCGGTCACCATCAGGGGCTGGTCGGGAAACTGCTCCGACAGGGAGACGAGCAGGTCAGTGAGCCCGTCCGGCGCGATGTTCCACCCCATCGCCGTCGAGGGCCCGGGCTGCGGCAGGAACTCGACCTCCTGCGCGGCACCGGGCCACGCCGTCCCCTCCGCGGCCGGGGCGTGTCCGTCGTTGCGGGTCATCTCCCCTTCGCCGTCCCAGAGCCGGACGGTGACGGTCGAGTAGTAATTGACGCCCAGGACGTCGATCGGCTGCCTGATCTCGGCCAGGTCACCGTCGCGCACGAAACTCCAGTCCGTGACCGCGACGGTGTCCTCGAGGAGGTCGGCCGGATACTCACCCCTCAGCATCGGGCCGGTGAAGGCGCGATTGGCGAGGGCATCGATGCGGCGCATGGCCTCTTCGCCACCGTCGCCGCCGGGTCGGGCGACATGGAAGTTCAGTGTCACCGAGTAACGCGGATCGCCCGTCGACGTGGCCCGGAGCGCCTGCGTCCCGAGACCGTGGGCGAGGTTGAGGTGGTGGACGGCGGCCAGCGCCGCGGCCGGCTCGCGCCGCCCCGGTGCATGCACCCCCTGGCCGTAGCCGAGGTAGGCCGAGCACCACGGCTCGTTGAGGGTGGTCCACGTCCCGATCCGGTCCCCGAAGGCAGCGTCGACCACCTCGGCGTACCCGGCGAACGCCTCCGCCGTGGCCCGTGAGGCCCAGCCGCCCCGGTCCTCCAGGGGTTGGGGCAGGTCCCAGTGGTAGAGCGTCGCCACCGGGTCGATGCCGCGCTGCAGGAGGCCGTCGATGAGCCGCGAGTAGTAGTCGAGCCCGGCCTGGTTCACGGCGCCGGTGCCTCCTGGGATGATCCGCGGCCAGGCCAGCGAGAAGCGGTACGCCTGGAGCCCCAGGTGGGCCATGAGGTCGAGGTCCTCGTCCATCCGGTGGTAGTGGTCGCACGCGACGTCGCCGGTGTCCCCGTGCCACACGTTGCCTGGCGTGTGACTGAACGTGTCCCAGATCGACGGGCCGCGCCCGTCCTCCCGGGCGGCGCCCTCGATCTGATAGGACGCCGTCGCGGATCCGAACACGAAACCGTCGGGGAAGACACGTGGGTCGATGGTCATGGGTGGCGCCTCT
The DNA window shown above is from Tessaracoccus defluvii and carries:
- a CDS encoding GH1 family beta-glucosidase translates to MTIDPRVFPDGFVFGSATASYQIEGAAREDGRGPSIWDTFSHTPGNVWHGDTGDVACDHYHRMDEDLDLMAHLGLQAYRFSLAWPRIIPGGTGAVNQAGLDYYSRLIDGLLQRGIDPVATLYHWDLPQPLEDRGGWASRATAEAFAGYAEVVDAAFGDRIGTWTTLNEPWCSAYLGYGQGVHAPGRREPAAALAAVHHLNLAHGLGTQALRATSTGDPRYSVTLNFHVARPGGDGGEEAMRRIDALANRAFTGPMLRGEYPADLLEDTVAVTDWSFVRDGDLAEIRQPIDVLGVNYYSTVTVRLWDGEGEMTRNDGHAPAAEGTAWPGAAQEVEFLPQPGPSTAMGWNIAPDGLTDLLVSLSEQFPDQPLMVTENGAAFDDVVGPDGTIDDSERTDYLRRHFLAARDALDRGVDLRGYFVWSLLDNFEWSFGYSKRFGIVRVNFDTLHRTLKASAHWYRRLIASRSVTVADEGWR